Proteins encoded in a region of the Lathamus discolor isolate bLatDis1 chromosome Z, bLatDis1.hap1, whole genome shotgun sequence genome:
- the LOC136005656 gene encoding uncharacterized protein LOC136005656 — translation MALQLLALRIFLVLVPLLAAWGQKEPHPKVQGMPRKPEICQRPRWDSRLQLSPDQSNYKMNKEVMLSCPEGLQPPFTHVKCSRDVQSNSNGKPVYREVWLGKDSRGRWNRTQNRVECIEVLHIDPGTLEVSSTSIKLNWSCRVPEVCSHMRATCRLAEPSSPPCEAEEVPGEEMLHGQEGTFSCPALQPFTEYSVTISLPPSTILFTWLVRTTETVPDKPEQLWLDPSTGSLSWEPLPSCKGEIIGYQLNITARSAQDRALLELQRLRLSSSVTAHPLPAHGPGSSYAVAVRGLTAAGPGAAALREFQTKRSDAPQPLAVSCRSARDISPAQGTAVLPLHPVARHHEPPTEHQLLVAAVHDSATVEGVCSAEPQPFNASRQPGAYVAAVLNLSTPVDFVLGDGTRGQGYHNAALRPGCNYTALLRLVRRSQQAEKFTCICYSFSVVAEQSPRPWLWTVIGVFVLLGILLVFAGIQWLVLSRKRKFLPGKAKEDN, via the exons ATGGCCCTGCAGTTGCTGGCTCTGAGGATTTTCCTGGTCCTTGTACCTCTGCTGGCAGCATGGGGCCAGAAAGAACCTCATCCCAAAGTCCAAGGAATGCCCAGGAAACCAG AAATATGCCAGAGGCCTCGGTGGGACTCAAGACTCCAGCTGTCACCAGACCAGAGCAATTACAagatgaacaaagaagtgatgCTGAGCTGTCCTGAGGGTTTGCAGCCACCCTTCACCCATGTCAAATGTTCAAGAGATGTCCAGTCCAACAGCAATGGGAAACCTGTATACAGAGAGGTTTGGCTTGGGAAGGACAGCAGAGGCCGGTGGAACCGCACTCAGAACAGAGTGGAGTGCATTG AGGTGCTCCACATTGACCCCGGGACCCTGGAGGTTTCCAGCACCAGCATCAAACTGAACTGGTCCTGCCGGGTCCCTGAGGTGTGCTCGCACATGCGGGCCACGTGCCGGCTGGCAGagccttcctcccctccctgtgAGGCTGAGGAGGTGCCGGGAGAGGAGATGCTCCATGGGCAGGAGGGGACattctcctgccctgctctgcagcccttCACTGAATACAGTGTCACCATTTCCCTGCCACCCAGCACCATCCTGTTCACATGGCTGGTCAGGACCACAGAAACAG TGCCGGACaaaccagagcagctgtggctggatCCCAGCACAGGGTCCCTCAGCTGGGAGCCACTGCCCTCCTGCAAAGGGGAGATCATCGGATACCAG CTGAACATCACGGCCAGGAGCGCGCAGGACCGCGctttgctggagctgcagcgGCTGCGGCTGAGCAGCTCCGTCACCGCGCACCCGCTGCCCGCGCACGGCCCCGGCAGCAGCTACGCGGTGGCCGTGCGGGGACTCACGGCCGCCGGGCCCGGGGCTGCGGCGCTCCGGGAGTTCCAGACCAAGCGCTCGG ACGCCCCGCAGCCCCTGGCCGTGAGCTGCCGCAGCGCCCGTGACATCTCCCCCGCGCAAGGGACGGCCGTGCTGCCCCTGCACCCCGTCGCCCGGCACCACGAGCCGCCGAC GGAGCACCAGCTGCTCGTGGCCGCCGTGCACGACAGCGCGACGGTGGAAGGCGTCTGCTCCGCTGAGCCGCAGCCCTTCAACGCCAGCCGGCAGCCCGGGGCCTACGTGGCCGCCGTGCTCAACCTCAGCACCCCCGTGGACTTCGTGCTGGGCGACGGGACCCGCGGGCAGGGCTACCACAACGCTGCCCTCCGGCCGGGCTGCAACTACACGGCCCTGCTCCGCCTCGTGCGCCGCTCGCAGCAG GCAGAGAAGTTCACCTGCATCtgctacagcttctctgttg TTGCAGAGCAATCTCCACGTCCTTGGCTTTGGACTGTGATTGGGGTGTTTGTGCTGTTGGGTATCCTGCTGGTGTTTGCAGGGATCCAGTGGCTCGTGCTTTCCAG GAAAAGGAAGTTTCTACCTGGAAAAGCTAAGGAGGATAATTAA